A genomic segment from Agelaius phoeniceus isolate bAgePho1 chromosome 2, bAgePho1.hap1, whole genome shotgun sequence encodes:
- the TPP1 gene encoding tripeptidyl-peptidase 1, producing MARGCWGVSAVLALCAAAWSCAPGLALELERDQPFRVPPGWAHAGRVDPGQPVQLTFALRQRGAARLARLVQAVSDPRSPRYGQYLSLEQLRDLVQPSPATLMTVLKWLQGHGVEDCRSVTTLDFLECYLPASTAERLLPGAEFHRYVQGQQSLVRSPLPYTVPAELAEHLDFVGGLHRFPAERRAVSRARKEPQLAPQLARASFHLGVTPAVLRQRYNMTGGDVGLLPNNSQACAQFLEQYFHQADLAEFMQLFGSGFAHRTQVDRVVGRQGRGKAGLEASLDVEYIMSTGANVSTWVFSNPGRHESQEPFLAWLLLLSNMSSVPWVHSVSYGDDEDSLSYAYMERVNTEFMKAAARGLTILFASGDDGAGCRREHSGNHTFRPSFPASSPYVTTVGGTSFKNPFLVTEEVTDYISGGGFSNVFPLPEYQAAAVRRFLRSASKLPPSSYYNSSGRAYPDLAALSDNYWVVTNRIPLPWVSGTSASTPVVAGMVALINDRRLQRGLPPLGFLNPALYQLQKQGLGDAFYDVIQGCHLSCLDGTVQGQGFCATPAWDPVTGWGTPNFPRLLRALGPR from the exons ATGGCGCGGGG GTGTTGGGGGGTCTCCGCCGTGCTGGCGCTGTGTGCGGCCGCCTGGAGCTGCGCGCCGGGGCTGGCGCTGGAGCTGGAGCGGGATCAGCCGTTCCG CGTGCCCCCCGGCTGGGCCCACGCCGGCCGCGTGGATCCCGGGCAGCCGGTGCAGCTGACCTTCGCCCTGCGGCagcgcggcgctgcccgccTCGCCCGCCTGGTCCAGGCCGTCTCCGACCCTCGGTCCCCGCGATACG GGCAGTACctgtccctggagcagctcagggactTGGTCCAGCCTTCCCCAGCCACGCTGATGACAGTTCTGAAgtggctgcagggccatggTGTAGAGGACTGCCGTAGTGTCACCACCCTTGACTTTCTGGAGTGTTACCTGCCTGCAAG CACGGCTGAGCGcctgctccctggggctgagTTCCACCGCTAcgtgcagggccagcagagcctggtgcGGTCCCCGCTGCCCTACACTGTCCCTGCAGAACTCGCCGAGCACCTGGACTTTG tgGGTGGGCTGCACCGGTTCCCCGCGGAGCGCAGGGCGGTCAGCAGGGCCAGGaaggagccacagctggcaccacAGCTGGCACGGGCGTCGTTCCACCTGGGCGTGACACCGGCCGTCCTGCGCCAGAGATACAACATGACAGGGGGGGACGTGGGGCTCCTGCCCAACAACAGCCAGGCCTGTGCACAG TTCCTTGAGCAGTACTTCCACCAAGCTGACCTGGCCGAGTTCATGCAGCTCTTTGGCAGTGGCTTTGCCCACCGCACGCAGGTGGACCGGGTGGTGGGGCGCCAGGGCCGCGGCAAAGCGGGGCTGGAGGCCAGCCTGGACGTGGAATACATCATGAGCACAGGTGCCAACGTCTCCACCTGGGTCTTCAGCAATCCAG GGCGCCACGAGAGCCAGGAGCCCTTCttggcctggctgctgctgctcagcaacaTGTCATCAGTGCCCTGGGTGCACTCGGTGAGCTACGGGGACGACGAGGACAGCCTGTCCTACGCTTACATGGAGCGTGTCAACACCGAGTTCATGAAGGCGGCGGCGCGCGGCCTCACCATCCTCTTCGCCTCAG GTGACGACGGTGCTGGCTGCCGGCGGGAGCACAGTGGGAACCACACGTTCCGGCCCAGCTTCCCGGCCTCCAG CCCCTATGTCACCACGGTGGGTGGCACGTCCTTCAAGAACCCCTTCCTGGTGACAGAGGAGGTGACGGATTACATCAGCGGGGGCGGCTTCAGCAACGTCTTCCCCTTGCCTGAGTACCAG gctgctgctgtcaggCGTTTCCTGCGCTCAGCCTCCAAGCTGCCCCCCAGCTCCTACTACAACAGCAGCGGCCGTGCCTACCCTGACCTGGCAGCGCTCTCTGACAACTACTGGGTGGTGACAAACCGCATCCCGCTGCCCTGGGTCTCGGGCACCTCG GCGTCCACGCCGGTGGTGGCAGGCATGGTGGCACTGATCAACGACCGGCGCCTGCAGCGGGGGCTGCCACCCCTCGGCTTCCTCAACCCTGCGCTCTATCAGCTGCAGAAACAAGGGCTTGGTGATGCCTTCTACGAT GTGATCCAGGGCTGCCACCTGTCCTGCCTGGACGGCAccgtgcagggccagggcttcTGCGCCACCCCCGCCTGGGACCCGGTCACCGGCTGGGGCACCCCCAACTTCCCGCGCCTGCTGCGGGCGCTGGGGCCGCGCTGA